The following proteins come from a genomic window of Sorghum bicolor cultivar BTx623 chromosome 3, Sorghum_bicolor_NCBIv3, whole genome shotgun sequence:
- the LOC110433733 gene encoding uncharacterized protein LOC110433733, which produces MSDCQPAADAEIRRGLLRCEGGSGCECVSHSATERRASATPSGSDSVRSHSEPVGVSSDNGDSDHDASSEEESDSFVPDAYLERDWSGLTDVHLPKCGCGLNAIVKRAWGGKNTGRRFFGCPVQDNIECCQFVEWIDAPWPQRLQQSLKELWKELKTTRRCEARANEELIEAIRLNYAVNNAKVELEQEVNRTKRMAEMICSRYKRKAISIAVEAGKLKYLVYCLLAVIVVLALALFRKN; this is translated from the exons ATGAGCGACTGCCAGCCCGCCGCGGACGCCGAGATCCGCCGTGGCCTACTCCGGTGCGAGGGGGGGTCTGGTTGCGAGTGCGTCTCGCATTCTGCGACCGAACGCCGCGCCTCGGCAACTCCATCCGGCAGCGATTCCGTACGCAGCCACTCCGAGCCCGTCGGTGTCTCGTCCGACAACGGCGACTCCGACCACGATGCTTCTTCGGAG GAGGAGAGCGACTCGTTCGTTCCGGATGCTTATCTGGAAAGGGATTGGTCCGGCCTCACTGATGTTCATCTTCCAAAATGCGGCTGTGGTCTGAATGCTATTGTGAAGAGAGCCTGGGGAGGCAAGAACACAGGCAGGCGCTTCTTCGGTTGCCCAGTGCAG GACAACATTGAGTGTTGCCAGTTTGTTGAGTGGATCGATGCCCCCTGGCCACAGCGCCTGCAGCAATCCCTCAAGGAGCTTTGGAAAGAACTCAAGACCACCAGGCGCTGTGAGGCAAGGGCAAATGAGGAGTTGATCGAGGCGATCCGCCTCAACTACGCCGTGAACAATGCCAAGGTCGAGCTGGAGCAGGAGGTCAACCGCACCAAGCGCATGGCCGAGATGATCTGTTCGCGCTATAAGAGGAAGGCTATCAGCATTGCAGTCGAAGCTGGAAAGCTCAAGTATCTGGTGTACTGTTTGCTGGCAGTGATTGTCGTCTTGGCGCTGGCCCTGTTTAGGAAGAACTGA